In a single window of the Nitrospira sp. genome:
- the secD gene encoding protein translocase subunit SecD: protein MKKVGGRLWLLTLVLVGSFVSFLPSYPPLYQAMPSWLKAVLPNKGITLGLDLQGGIHMVLEVDENRAVEIAVDRSVTALQDLVTEKKIAVDSVKRIGPEQITIQVQNADAKASTQKLLDNFPNFVENESAESAATIVWVLREAETKRIKDSAINQALETIRNRIDQFGVAEPIVQRQGLKQIVVQLPGVKDPKRAKDLIKETALLEFKMLDEDIRLDLPSHVTKDKEAEVLQQFESKLPEGDQILFERMVDKDTGVEFRAPYVVKKRVMLTGDVLSDARVAIGQFNDPYVSITFDSKGGQEFERITGEHVKKRMAVVLDNTIYSAPVIQERIAGGRAQITGTFTTQEANDLAIVLRAGALPAPLKIVQDLTVGPSLGQDSIDKGVKATLIAGLLVVVFMIVYYRLSGLIADFALALNLVCLMGALSALTATLTLPGIAGIVLTIGMGVDSNVLIFERIREELRSGKAVRSAIDAGYDKALLTIIDSHVTTLITGVALFLFGTGPIKGFAVTLCLGIAINLFTALVGTKVIFDLLYQKQKVEALSI from the coding sequence ATGAAAAAAGTAGGTGGGCGCTTATGGTTGTTGACACTGGTGTTGGTGGGGTCGTTCGTCTCATTTCTTCCCTCCTACCCACCGCTCTATCAAGCCATGCCGAGCTGGCTGAAGGCGGTGTTGCCGAATAAAGGCATTACGTTGGGATTGGATCTGCAGGGCGGCATCCATATGGTGCTGGAGGTGGATGAGAATCGCGCCGTGGAAATCGCGGTGGATCGATCGGTCACGGCCTTGCAAGATCTCGTGACGGAGAAGAAGATTGCAGTCGACTCGGTCAAGCGCATCGGGCCTGAACAAATTACGATCCAGGTTCAAAATGCCGATGCGAAAGCTTCCACCCAAAAGCTGCTCGACAACTTTCCGAACTTCGTTGAGAACGAATCGGCGGAATCGGCGGCGACCATCGTGTGGGTGTTACGCGAGGCGGAGACGAAGCGAATCAAGGATTCGGCCATCAATCAAGCATTGGAAACCATCCGAAACCGAATCGATCAATTCGGGGTGGCGGAACCGATCGTGCAACGGCAGGGATTGAAACAGATCGTCGTCCAGCTGCCGGGCGTCAAGGATCCCAAACGGGCCAAGGATTTGATCAAAGAAACGGCGTTGTTGGAATTCAAAATGTTGGATGAAGACATCCGACTGGATTTGCCGAGCCACGTGACGAAGGACAAAGAGGCCGAGGTGCTTCAACAGTTTGAGAGCAAACTTCCTGAGGGCGATCAGATCCTGTTCGAGCGGATGGTTGATAAGGATACGGGGGTCGAATTTCGAGCTCCTTACGTGGTCAAGAAGCGCGTGATGTTGACCGGCGATGTTTTGAGCGACGCGCGGGTCGCCATCGGTCAATTCAATGATCCCTATGTGTCGATCACGTTCGACTCTAAAGGCGGGCAAGAATTCGAGCGCATCACGGGTGAACATGTCAAAAAGCGCATGGCCGTGGTGTTGGATAACACCATTTACTCCGCGCCGGTGATTCAAGAGCGGATTGCCGGAGGGCGGGCGCAAATCACGGGGACGTTTACGACGCAGGAGGCCAACGACCTGGCCATCGTGCTGCGGGCCGGCGCTCTCCCGGCGCCGTTGAAGATCGTTCAAGATCTCACGGTGGGGCCATCCTTGGGACAGGACTCGATTGATAAAGGGGTCAAGGCGACATTGATCGCCGGGCTCTTGGTCGTCGTGTTCATGATCGTATACTACCGTCTCTCGGGGCTCATCGCGGATTTTGCCTTAGCCTTAAACCTCGTGTGTCTGATGGGTGCCCTGTCCGCATTGACGGCGACGTTGACCCTCCCGGGGATCGCCGGTATCGTGCTGACGATCGGAATGGGAGTCGATTCGAACGTCTTGATCTTCGAGCGTATTCGGGAGGAACTTCGAAGTGGGAAAGCCGTGCGATCCGCCATTGATGCGGGGTATGACAAGGCCTTGCTTACTATTATCGACTCACACGTCACGACCCTAATCACGGGAGTGGCGCTGTTTCTCTTTGGAACCGGACCGATCAAGGGGTTTGCCGTGACGCTGTGTTTAGGTATCGCGATCAATCTCTTTACAGCATTGGTCGGGACGAAAGTCATTTTTGATCTCTTGTATCAGAAGCAGAAGGTTGAAGCGCTGAGCATCTAA
- the secF gene encoding protein translocase subunit SecF has translation MLEILGKTNIDFMGKRRFAFLFSGVMVLLGLIALVQIARGAANLGIDFAGGTAVQLKFDQPVRIDEARKVLETNGLNDAELQEFGQDNKLLIRVKASTTIEEKVAERVMAIFSKEFPNNKFVVDSTTEIGPTIGKKLQEDALVAVIISFAGIILYIAARFELRFGVAAALATFHDVLAVVGAFYILDKEITLLIVTALLTLAGYSLTDTVVVFDRIRENLKQRRRESEEATINSAINQVLSRTIVTSLTVVLVLIPLTLAGGEVLHDFSLALLGGVIFGTYSSVFVASPLLLLWPGTQGRLLKRN, from the coding sequence ATGTTAGAGATTCTAGGGAAAACCAACATTGATTTCATGGGCAAACGCCGGTTCGCTTTTCTCTTTTCAGGCGTCATGGTGCTGCTTGGACTGATCGCGCTCGTGCAGATTGCGCGAGGCGCGGCCAATCTGGGGATTGACTTCGCCGGAGGGACCGCAGTTCAACTGAAGTTCGACCAACCGGTTCGAATTGACGAAGCGCGGAAGGTCTTGGAGACCAATGGTCTCAATGATGCGGAATTGCAGGAATTCGGACAGGACAATAAACTGCTCATCCGAGTCAAGGCGTCCACGACGATCGAGGAGAAAGTAGCGGAACGTGTGATGGCCATCTTCTCCAAGGAGTTTCCCAACAATAAGTTCGTGGTCGATTCCACCACCGAGATCGGACCAACCATCGGCAAGAAACTTCAAGAAGATGCGCTTGTGGCCGTCATCATTTCATTCGCGGGCATTATTCTGTACATTGCGGCTCGATTCGAGCTGCGCTTTGGAGTCGCCGCAGCGCTGGCAACGTTTCATGATGTGTTAGCCGTCGTCGGAGCCTTTTATATCTTGGACAAAGAAATCACGCTATTGATCGTCACGGCCCTCTTGACCCTAGCGGGGTATTCATTGACCGATACGGTGGTCGTCTTTGACCGGATCAGAGAAAATCTGAAGCAGCGTCGTCGCGAGAGTGAGGAAGCGACGATCAACAGCGCAATCAATCAGGTCTTAAGCCGAACCATCGTCACCAGCTTGACGGTTGTGCTGGTCCTCATTCCCTTGACCCTGGCGGGTGGAGAAGTTCTCCATGATTTTTCGCTGGCCTTGCTCGGGGGTGTGATTTTTGGGACCTATTCATCGGTCTTCGTCGCTAGCCCTCTCTTATTGTTGTGGCCCGGAACGCAGGGCCGACTCTTGAAACGCAATTGA